One region of Anaeromyxobacter paludicola genomic DNA includes:
- a CDS encoding 4Fe-4S ferredoxin: MGETESAAPEAARQELSADVVCVGFGPAMGGFLTTLARGVVNPDGSTAVESRVAPGLPLQVICYERADDVGFGVSGVVTRARALRESFPELEAAQIPLAAPIAEERVLYLLDPIGASRRSATLRGADRLLRAARFALPVADEALELPWTPEFLHKRGGMVLSLGQLNQWVAGQVLQTGAVQIWPGTPVSQALVEGHAVTGVRLVDQGVNRDGTPAEGYLPGMDVKAALTVVGDGPVGPVGRQLDEVFGMPEGHHVREWAVGCKMVVDLAPDRPAKPGTVLHTFGFPEPEIFGFLYVHPGNVASVGIFVPSWFDCPARTSYRYLQHYVQHPALQRYLAGATLRSWGAKSIQESGRRGEPRLAGDGWARIGEGSGSTNVLTGSGVDEAWATGVQLAQGVLELCRSGKPFSRENLEAAYVARRRGSWVEAEGRVAERARDGFGQGVATGLLGMALSGLTGGKVSLGPEPVPPHERIQGVEGWYEGRIPAAEVAALRAECARSGRPLHDALMDRAGWPPIACDGKLLVSHQDALLLGGKVQAPPGYADHVVFLRPELCKACGARTCVAICSGQAITDVPDGVPAFDREKCVHCGACLWNCSQPLEDGSEQGNVAFLAGAGGLHSAEN; encoded by the coding sequence ATGGGCGAGACGGAATCGGCGGCCCCCGAGGCCGCCCGGCAGGAGCTTTCGGCCGACGTGGTCTGCGTGGGCTTCGGCCCGGCGATGGGCGGCTTCCTCACCACGCTGGCGCGCGGGGTGGTGAACCCGGACGGCAGCACGGCGGTGGAGAGCCGGGTCGCGCCGGGGCTGCCGCTGCAGGTCATCTGCTACGAGCGCGCCGACGACGTCGGCTTCGGCGTCTCGGGCGTGGTCACGCGGGCGCGGGCGCTGCGGGAGAGCTTCCCGGAGCTCGAGGCGGCGCAGATCCCGCTCGCGGCGCCCATCGCCGAGGAGCGGGTGCTCTACCTGCTCGATCCCATCGGCGCGAGCCGGCGATCCGCGACGCTGCGCGGGGCCGACCGGCTCCTCCGGGCCGCGCGCTTCGCCCTCCCGGTGGCGGACGAGGCGCTCGAGCTGCCCTGGACCCCCGAGTTCCTGCACAAGCGCGGCGGGATGGTCCTCTCGCTCGGCCAGCTCAACCAGTGGGTCGCCGGCCAGGTGCTGCAGACCGGCGCCGTCCAGATCTGGCCCGGCACCCCGGTCTCGCAGGCGCTCGTCGAGGGGCACGCGGTCACCGGTGTCCGGCTGGTGGATCAGGGCGTGAACCGCGACGGGACGCCCGCCGAGGGCTACCTGCCGGGCATGGACGTGAAGGCGGCGCTCACGGTGGTGGGCGACGGCCCGGTGGGCCCGGTGGGGCGGCAGCTCGACGAGGTCTTCGGGATGCCGGAGGGGCACCACGTCCGCGAGTGGGCGGTGGGCTGCAAGATGGTGGTGGACCTCGCGCCCGACCGGCCGGCGAAGCCGGGGACCGTGCTCCACACCTTCGGCTTCCCGGAGCCGGAGATCTTCGGCTTCCTCTACGTGCACCCGGGCAACGTCGCCTCGGTGGGCATCTTCGTGCCCTCCTGGTTCGACTGCCCGGCGCGGACCTCGTACCGCTACCTGCAGCACTACGTGCAGCACCCGGCGCTGCAGCGGTACCTCGCCGGCGCGACCCTCCGCTCCTGGGGCGCGAAGTCGATCCAGGAGTCGGGGCGGCGGGGCGAGCCGCGCCTCGCCGGCGACGGCTGGGCCCGCATCGGCGAGGGATCGGGATCGACCAACGTGCTCACCGGCTCCGGCGTGGACGAGGCCTGGGCCACCGGCGTGCAGCTGGCGCAGGGGGTGCTCGAGCTCTGCCGCAGCGGCAAGCCGTTCTCGCGCGAGAACCTCGAGGCGGCCTACGTGGCGCGGCGGCGCGGGAGCTGGGTGGAGGCGGAGGGGAGGGTGGCGGAGCGGGCCCGCGACGGCTTCGGCCAGGGGGTCGCGACCGGGCTCCTCGGCATGGCGCTCTCCGGCCTCACCGGCGGCAAGGTGAGCCTGGGCCCCGAGCCGGTGCCGCCGCACGAGCGGATCCAGGGCGTCGAGGGCTGGTACGAGGGGCGCATCCCCGCCGCCGAGGTGGCGGCGCTGCGGGCGGAGTGCGCCCGGAGCGGCCGCCCGCTCCACGACGCGCTGATGGACCGCGCCGGCTGGCCGCCCATCGCCTGCGACGGGAAGCTGCTCGTGTCGCACCAGGACGCGCTGCTGCTCGGCGGCAAGGTGCAGGCGCCGCCCGGCTACGCCGACCACGTGGTGTTCCTGCGCCCGGAGCTCTGCAAGGCCTGCGGCGCGCGGACCTGCGTCGCCATCTGCTCCGGCCAGGCGATCACCGACGTGCCGGACGGCGTCCCGGCCTTCGACCGGGAGAAGTGCGTCCACTGCGGCGCGTGCCTCTGGAACTGCTCGCAGCCGCTCGAGGACGGGAGCGAGCAGGGCAACGTCGCCTTCCTCGCCGGGGCCGGCGGGCTCCACTCGGCAGAGAACTAG
- a CDS encoding electron transfer flavoprotein subunit beta, whose product MNGLQIVVCGSVVPDPLQTLEPTAGPAGPVLKNEAMLPAVLDPWAGHALWEAAHLAAAVPGSKVWLVALGPKAKLQQVMMVVGQKVPFELVAVDGPAGGFTDSHETAAALAEAVKAIPGLDRSRLLLFGGWESAARGAGTTLALVGARLEIPDLFLGVDALAVREDGSLEVLERIEGGRHQVSVCAGAPAVLGWATGNRPEPRNNPQVGMLNMRGILPALQKARPAPALGGGVTFEAVSLPKQQRETRVVKDLPAAEIARELVAWIES is encoded by the coding sequence ATGAACGGACTGCAGATCGTCGTCTGTGGGAGCGTGGTCCCCGACCCGCTCCAGACCCTCGAGCCCACGGCGGGCCCCGCCGGCCCGGTGCTCAAGAACGAGGCCATGCTCCCGGCGGTGCTCGACCCCTGGGCCGGCCACGCCCTCTGGGAGGCGGCCCACCTCGCGGCGGCGGTGCCGGGCTCCAAGGTCTGGCTCGTGGCCCTCGGCCCGAAGGCGAAGCTGCAGCAGGTGATGATGGTGGTGGGCCAGAAGGTCCCGTTCGAGCTCGTGGCCGTGGACGGGCCGGCGGGCGGGTTCACCGACTCGCACGAGACGGCGGCGGCCCTCGCCGAGGCGGTGAAGGCGATCCCGGGGCTCGACCGCTCGCGCCTGCTCCTCTTCGGCGGGTGGGAGTCGGCCGCCCGGGGCGCCGGGACCACGCTCGCGCTCGTCGGCGCGCGGCTCGAGATCCCCGACCTCTTCCTCGGCGTGGACGCGCTCGCGGTCCGCGAGGACGGCAGCCTGGAGGTGCTGGAGCGGATCGAGGGCGGGCGGCACCAGGTCTCGGTGTGCGCCGGGGCGCCCGCCGTGCTCGGCTGGGCCACCGGCAACCGGCCCGAGCCCCGCAACAACCCGCAGGTCGGCATGCTCAACATGCGCGGGATCCTGCCGGCGCTGCAGAAGGCGCGGCCGGCCCCGGCGCTCGGAGGCGGCGTCACCTTCGAGGCGGTCTCGCTGCCGAAGCAGCAGCGCGAGACCCGCGTGGTCAAGGACCTTCCGGCCGCCGAGATCGCGCGCGAGCTCGTGGCCTGGATCGAGAGCTAG
- the uraA gene encoding uracil permease, which yields MAVTKVDVEERLPLLKSIPLSLQHLFAMFGATVLVPYLVGLDTSVTLFSSGVGTLLYIFITKGKVPAYLGSSFAFIGALTVLLGVKPGQVADASHIATAMGGCVVVGLLYILVALAIYKFGTGWIDKLLPPVVIGSVVVVIGLGLARVAVDMATGAAIGGYNSTSFTIALIALGIAICAAVFLKGFLGVIPILIGIVGGYAVALALGKVDFAPVASAQLFAVPGFVLPRLSWGAVLALAPISLVVITEHIGHLIVTNKVCERDFFKEPGLHRSLAGDGVATAVAGMMGGPPNTTYGENIGVMAITRVFSVWVIGGAAVIAIVMSFIPKVGTFIHTIPVPVMGGICILLFGIIGSQGVRMLVEAGIDFSQKRNLIIASVILVIGIGGAHIDIGGVTFSEMPLATYVGILLNLILPHTKALEGQAPVAEPDV from the coding sequence ATGGCCGTCACGAAGGTCGACGTCGAGGAGCGGCTCCCGCTCCTCAAGAGCATCCCCCTCAGCCTGCAGCACCTGTTCGCCATGTTCGGCGCCACGGTGCTGGTGCCGTACCTCGTCGGGCTCGACACCTCGGTGACGCTCTTCTCGAGCGGCGTCGGGACGCTGCTCTACATCTTCATCACCAAGGGCAAGGTGCCGGCGTACCTCGGCTCCTCCTTCGCCTTCATCGGCGCCCTCACGGTGCTGCTCGGCGTGAAGCCGGGGCAGGTCGCCGACGCGAGCCACATCGCCACCGCGATGGGCGGCTGCGTGGTGGTGGGCCTCCTCTACATCCTGGTCGCGCTCGCCATCTACAAGTTCGGCACCGGCTGGATCGACAAGCTCCTGCCGCCGGTGGTCATCGGCTCGGTGGTGGTGGTCATCGGCCTCGGCCTCGCCCGCGTCGCGGTGGACATGGCGACCGGCGCGGCGATCGGCGGCTACAACTCGACCTCCTTCACGATCGCGCTCATCGCGCTCGGCATCGCCATCTGCGCCGCCGTCTTCCTGAAGGGCTTCCTCGGCGTCATCCCCATCCTCATCGGGATCGTCGGCGGCTACGCCGTGGCCCTCGCGCTCGGCAAGGTGGACTTCGCGCCGGTCGCCTCGGCGCAGCTCTTCGCCGTGCCCGGCTTCGTCCTGCCGAGGCTGAGCTGGGGCGCGGTCCTCGCCCTCGCGCCCATCTCGCTCGTCGTCATCACCGAGCACATCGGCCACCTCATCGTGACCAACAAGGTCTGCGAGCGCGACTTCTTCAAGGAGCCGGGCCTCCACCGGTCGCTCGCGGGCGACGGCGTGGCCACCGCGGTGGCCGGCATGATGGGCGGCCCCCCGAACACCACCTACGGCGAGAACATCGGCGTCATGGCCATCACGCGGGTCTTCAGCGTGTGGGTCATCGGCGGCGCCGCCGTCATCGCCATCGTGATGTCCTTCATCCCGAAGGTCGGCACCTTCATCCACACCATCCCGGTGCCGGTGATGGGCGGCATCTGCATCCTGCTCTTCGGGATCATCGGCTCGCAGGGCGTCCGCATGCTGGTCGAGGCCGGCATCGACTTCTCGCAGAAGCGGAACCTCATCATCGCCTCGGTGATCCTGGTGATCGGGATCGGCGGCGCCCACATCGACATCGGCGGGGTGACCTTCTCCGAGATGCCGCTCGCCACCTACGTGGGCATCCTCCTCAACCTGATCCTCCCGCACACCAAGGCGCTCGAGGGCCAGGCCCCCGTCGCCGAGCCGGACGTGTAG
- a CDS encoding dodecin, translating to MPGTYKKIEVVGTSPNSFAEAVRNGVEEAGKTLHHLNWFEVVEERGVIKDGKVAEFQVTIRIGFKIEGH from the coding sequence ATGCCCGGCACCTACAAGAAGATCGAAGTCGTCGGAACCTCGCCCAACAGCTTCGCCGAGGCGGTGCGGAACGGGGTGGAGGAGGCCGGCAAGACCCTCCACCACCTCAACTGGTTCGAGGTGGTCGAGGAGCGCGGGGTGATCAAGGACGGCAAGGTCGCGGAATTCCAGGTGACCATCCGGATCGGCTTCAAGATCGAGGGCCACTGA
- a CDS encoding electron transfer flavoprotein subunit alpha/FixB family protein — MEKVLFIAHPDADGALPRAALEALSAARALATSLGAPLTVGLFGADLARAAAAVAGAGADAVLAADAPELAAGRAAADGAACEALCRAAQATLVVAPGTSRTARAFPGAAFRLGGKVDTHATALAASGGAVALTRWFYKQRIEARLTRAERPWLVLLDGGCAPAHVAEGSAPALQAVPLELGEAARRTRVEGVRAPAADAQTIRPDAKLLFVAGAGWTKKQKDGQPHPAEAEALILGFLKASKASLGSSKSLVDQTGEGQAVLGFMSHLNQVGQTGSTPRHPKGLATCCHGEEPHVVGWRFVHERRAVNLDPACGWARGKADVLYVADAFEVVRELNALLAAKGG; from the coding sequence ATGGAAAAGGTGCTCTTCATCGCCCATCCGGACGCCGACGGGGCGCTGCCCCGCGCGGCCCTCGAGGCCCTCTCCGCCGCCCGCGCGCTCGCCACGTCGCTGGGCGCGCCGCTCACCGTGGGGCTCTTCGGGGCCGACCTCGCCCGCGCCGCCGCCGCGGTGGCGGGCGCCGGCGCCGACGCGGTCCTGGCCGCCGACGCCCCGGAGCTCGCCGCCGGGCGGGCCGCGGCCGACGGCGCCGCCTGCGAGGCCCTGTGCCGCGCCGCGCAGGCCACCCTCGTCGTCGCGCCCGGCACCTCGCGCACGGCGCGCGCCTTCCCGGGCGCCGCCTTCCGGCTCGGCGGCAAGGTGGACACCCACGCCACCGCGCTCGCCGCCTCGGGCGGCGCCGTCGCACTGACGCGCTGGTTCTACAAGCAGCGGATCGAGGCGCGGCTCACGCGCGCCGAGCGGCCCTGGCTCGTCCTCCTCGACGGCGGCTGCGCGCCGGCCCACGTCGCCGAGGGGAGCGCGCCCGCGCTGCAGGCCGTCCCGCTCGAGCTCGGAGAGGCGGCGAGGCGCACGCGGGTCGAGGGGGTGCGCGCGCCCGCGGCCGACGCCCAGACCATCCGCCCCGACGCGAAGCTCCTCTTCGTGGCGGGCGCCGGCTGGACGAAGAAGCAGAAGGATGGGCAGCCGCACCCGGCGGAGGCCGAGGCGCTCATCCTCGGCTTCCTCAAGGCCTCGAAGGCCTCGCTCGGCTCGTCCAAGTCGCTGGTGGACCAGACCGGCGAGGGGCAGGCGGTGCTCGGGTTCATGAGCCACCTCAACCAGGTGGGCCAGACCGGCTCGACGCCGCGCCACCCCAAGGGGCTCGCCACCTGCTGCCACGGCGAGGAGCCGCACGTGGTCGGCTGGCGCTTCGTCCACGAGCGCCGGGCGGTGAACCTCGACCCGGCCTGCGGCTGGGCGCGCGGCAAGGCCGACGTCCTCTACGTCGCCGACGCCTTCGAGGTGGTGCGCGAGCTGAACGCGCTGCTGGCCGCGAAGGGCGGCTAG
- the mscL gene encoding large conductance mechanosensitive channel protein MscL — protein METAPSTSSHSPARLPVASATRLAGEFKAFLLKQNALALAVGVVIGGAFGKIVSGVVDDLIMPIVGLLVPSGDWRTAKVGPFLLGDFAGRCVDFVIVAWVVFLIVKALIHEKAPPPAPATKACPQCLELIPAEAKRCRACAQPV, from the coding sequence ATGGAAACGGCACCCTCGACGTCCTCGCACAGTCCCGCCCGCCTCCCGGTCGCGAGCGCCACGCGCCTCGCCGGTGAGTTCAAGGCCTTCCTCCTCAAGCAGAACGCCCTGGCGCTGGCGGTCGGCGTCGTGATCGGCGGCGCGTTCGGCAAGATCGTCAGCGGGGTGGTGGACGATCTCATCATGCCGATCGTCGGGCTGCTCGTGCCGTCGGGCGACTGGCGCACCGCCAAGGTCGGCCCCTTCCTGCTCGGCGACTTCGCGGGCCGGTGCGTGGACTTCGTCATCGTGGCCTGGGTGGTCTTCCTCATCGTGAAGGCGCTGATCCACGAGAAGGCGCCGCCGCCGGCGCCGGCCACCAAGGCCTGCCCGCAGTGCCTCGAGCTCATCCCGGCCGAGGCGAAGCGCTGCCGCGCCTGCGCCCAGCCGGTGTAG
- a CDS encoding fimbria/pilus outer membrane usher protein, producing MAAALRSHVAAPLALTLALLAVPAAPAAAEEWAAAPLELKVNEVAQEGVVTVLLGADDVLLPLDVATRLHLERLGRRLLVRDAPWLSLRSMAPEVRYELDEPGLALRLTVDPRLLGAAVIDFAPLQRPAGLVLGEARSAFLNYSVQGRSNDQVDAALEGGAGAGGLLFTSGVSRNPTAGWVRGLSALTLDAPAALRRVTAGEAVASTGPLGGSAVLAGLGISREFSLDPYFVRGPLPRTTGLATTPSTVDVYVNGALVKQVPVAPGTFELANLPVTTGNGNIRTVVRDAFGRATELDARYYYSSGLLAKGLDDYAYQAGLLRQNFGRESFDYGGLAFAARHRWGLTEHLTAGYRLEGTTDRVSGGVTATAALWLGELEASAGASGSDRHGGGAGALSWSYRGRQLGVGGYVRAQTERYATLAATALDDRPLLQAGSFVGVPLGDKATLNLEYSASHYRDAGNLDAVLLRTDFRLGARASLLVGGGWSRSPSSGAAFSASAMLSWSFGAGTLGDLSADSANGGAASVGLQRSLPLGEGYGYQLRAGQGDSSGLASGDLQYQGRYGRYEVTYDRRGGGSLASATVAGGLVAIGDRVLPTRPVQDGYALVQVPGVEGVRAFLEGQEVGRTDARGDLLIPNLQAYYGNHVSIRATDVPMTFDVPRSELLIATPVRGGALARFPVEPIQMVGGEVRLEGRPEERPAYGELTIREGERVWSSPIEKSGRFSFERLPPGAHRAEVEWRGGRCEALLLVPDTRDLMVEVGRVSCRAAAAEVAQRVIPVDRAAP from the coding sequence ATGGCGGCTGCGCTCCGTAGCCACGTCGCCGCCCCGCTGGCGCTGACGCTCGCGCTGCTCGCCGTGCCCGCCGCGCCCGCGGCGGCCGAGGAGTGGGCCGCCGCGCCCCTGGAGCTCAAGGTCAACGAGGTCGCGCAGGAGGGCGTCGTCACGGTCCTCCTCGGCGCCGACGACGTGCTCCTGCCGCTCGACGTGGCCACGAGGCTGCACCTCGAGCGGCTCGGCCGGCGGCTCCTCGTCCGCGACGCCCCCTGGCTCTCGCTCCGCTCGATGGCGCCCGAGGTGCGCTACGAGCTCGACGAGCCCGGGCTCGCGCTCCGGCTGACGGTCGATCCCCGGCTGCTCGGGGCCGCGGTCATCGACTTCGCGCCCCTGCAGCGGCCGGCCGGGCTCGTGCTGGGCGAGGCCCGCAGCGCGTTCCTCAACTACTCCGTCCAGGGCCGCAGCAACGACCAGGTGGACGCGGCGCTCGAGGGCGGGGCGGGCGCGGGCGGCCTCCTCTTCACGAGCGGCGTGAGCCGGAACCCGACGGCCGGGTGGGTGCGCGGCCTCTCCGCCCTGACCCTCGACGCGCCGGCCGCGCTCCGGCGCGTGACCGCCGGGGAGGCGGTCGCCTCCACCGGCCCCCTCGGCGGCAGCGCCGTCCTGGCCGGCCTCGGGATCTCCCGGGAGTTCTCGCTCGACCCGTACTTCGTCCGGGGGCCGCTGCCGAGGACGACCGGCCTCGCGACCACCCCGTCCACCGTGGACGTCTACGTGAACGGCGCCCTGGTGAAGCAGGTGCCGGTCGCGCCGGGCACGTTCGAGCTCGCCAACCTCCCGGTCACCACCGGCAACGGGAACATCCGGACCGTCGTGCGCGACGCCTTCGGGCGGGCCACCGAGCTCGACGCCCGCTACTACTACTCGTCGGGGCTCCTCGCGAAGGGGCTCGACGACTACGCCTACCAGGCCGGCCTGCTCCGCCAGAACTTCGGGCGGGAGAGCTTCGACTACGGGGGGCTCGCCTTCGCGGCCCGCCACCGGTGGGGGCTCACGGAGCACCTCACGGCCGGGTACCGGCTGGAGGGCACGACCGATCGCGTGAGCGGCGGCGTCACCGCCACCGCCGCGCTCTGGCTGGGAGAGCTGGAGGCCTCCGCCGGCGCGAGCGGGTCGGACCGGCACGGCGGCGGCGCGGGCGCGCTCTCGTGGTCGTACCGCGGGCGGCAGCTCGGGGTCGGCGGCTACGTCCGGGCGCAGACGGAGCGGTACGCCACGCTCGCCGCCACGGCGCTGGACGACCGCCCCCTGCTGCAGGCCGGCTCCTTCGTCGGCGTCCCGCTCGGCGACAAGGCCACGCTCAACCTCGAGTACAGCGCGTCGCACTACCGCGACGCCGGCAACCTGGACGCGGTGCTCCTGCGAACCGACTTCCGGCTCGGCGCCCGGGCGTCGCTCCTCGTCGGCGGCGGCTGGTCGCGGTCTCCCTCGAGCGGCGCGGCCTTCTCGGCGTCGGCGATGCTGAGCTGGTCCTTCGGCGCCGGGACGCTCGGGGATCTGAGCGCCGACTCCGCCAACGGCGGCGCGGCGTCGGTCGGGCTGCAGCGCAGCCTCCCGCTCGGCGAAGGGTACGGCTACCAGCTCCGGGCCGGGCAGGGCGACTCGAGCGGGCTCGCGAGCGGGGACCTCCAGTACCAGGGGCGCTACGGGCGCTACGAGGTGACCTACGACCGGCGGGGCGGGGGATCCCTCGCGTCCGCCACGGTGGCGGGTGGGCTCGTGGCCATCGGCGACCGGGTCCTCCCGACGCGGCCGGTCCAGGACGGCTACGCGCTGGTCCAGGTGCCGGGGGTGGAGGGGGTGCGGGCCTTCCTGGAGGGACAGGAGGTGGGGCGGACCGACGCCCGCGGCGACCTGCTCATCCCCAACCTCCAGGCGTACTACGGCAACCACGTCTCCATCCGAGCCACCGACGTGCCGATGACCTTCGACGTGCCCCGCTCCGAGCTGCTGATCGCCACCCCGGTCCGCGGCGGCGCGCTGGCGAGGTTCCCGGTCGAGCCCATCCAGATGGTCGGCGGCGAGGTCCGGCTCGAGGGCCGGCCGGAGGAGCGCCCCGCCTACGGCGAGCTGACGATCCGCGAGGGGGAGCGCGTCTGGTCCTCGCCCATCGAGAAGAGCGGCCGGTTCTCCTTCGAGCGGCTCCCGCCCGGCGCCCACCGCGCCGAGGTCGAGTGGCGCGGCGGCCGGTGCGAGGCGCTGCTCCTCGTCCCCGACACGCGCGATCTGATGGTCGAGGTGGGACGGGTCTCCTGCCGCGCGGCCGCCGCCGAGGTGGCGCAGCGGGTGATCCCCGTGGACCGCGCCGCTCCGTGA
- a CDS encoding acyl-CoA dehydrogenase family protein: MAAHDPAAGESLRTLPGDDVRQILWRFADRFDLQMVVQSTRAVARGPVARLVASGGRNSHDWTPGKNELLRAYDESGITAVFMDPEQGGFIEGPKNLALALVAFELAWVDAGAATGALAGNLALSPIHERGTKAQADHYMALAAPAKPGEDRKPWRGAFCLTEPLPYVGVDTGMLSGKATIAEWEEGKEPVLQIEKRGRFITNMGFANFVTAAVDSADPRLKGSCIVILEEGDPGTFDRGTPTRKMVHQLSSTSDPIFSLRVPASRIVGGYEVKDGVIVPRWDHGEIIEAVFKRTRVGVAVMTAAKLLSAVEPVIRYQRGRFRGAEQTKPGSLRHELGLQQREDALHRLTDVWATGEAAASLAFAAARLYDEVDPLERRKSELLAQAGVGGGRAEFAYLKKVNERAIEYLSLSRLPQGERDEARLLELANDELVRFALVDSEAGVLCPAAKLWCTGHGATVMREAVSLVGGYGITEDCPGFLGHKWMDAQLEATYEGPEAVQRRNLSVTMAQPLFLEQLRTWAGELRRIAAARPGTGACTLATAFRLWLWTFDHLTTAKDANGEKLYVGPRQGVTFRLADALCWLLASRAQILDLLELARRGPESPLAGEGLPGLLEFLGDLCHVQAAAAAGEVGRICAELTYGYNRHPAWDSEARSVCYAAEDLEALEGIISGMAGCATDVIGEGGAHPDKAGPCASCQGLHDFAALRMKLDGCLTGAQLAKDRAAQALSKVMIPEALDYPA; encoded by the coding sequence ATGGCCGCCCACGATCCCGCCGCCGGCGAGAGCCTGCGCACGCTGCCCGGTGACGACGTCCGCCAGATCCTCTGGCGCTTCGCGGACCGCTTCGACCTGCAGATGGTGGTCCAGTCCACCCGCGCGGTGGCGCGCGGGCCGGTGGCCCGCCTGGTCGCGAGCGGCGGCCGCAACAGCCACGACTGGACGCCCGGGAAGAACGAACTGCTCCGCGCCTACGACGAGTCGGGCATCACCGCCGTCTTCATGGATCCCGAGCAGGGCGGGTTCATCGAGGGGCCGAAGAACCTGGCCCTCGCCCTCGTCGCCTTCGAGCTCGCCTGGGTGGACGCCGGGGCCGCCACCGGCGCGCTCGCCGGCAACCTCGCCCTCTCGCCCATCCACGAGCGCGGCACGAAGGCCCAGGCGGATCACTACATGGCGCTCGCCGCGCCGGCGAAGCCGGGCGAGGACCGCAAGCCCTGGCGTGGCGCCTTCTGCCTCACCGAGCCGCTCCCGTACGTGGGCGTGGACACGGGCATGCTCTCGGGGAAGGCGACCATCGCCGAGTGGGAGGAGGGCAAGGAGCCCGTCCTCCAGATCGAGAAGCGCGGCCGCTTCATCACCAACATGGGGTTCGCCAACTTCGTCACCGCCGCGGTGGACTCGGCCGACCCGCGCCTCAAGGGGAGCTGCATCGTCATCCTCGAGGAGGGCGACCCGGGCACCTTCGACCGCGGCACGCCGACCCGGAAGATGGTCCACCAGCTCAGCTCCACGAGCGACCCGATCTTCAGCCTGCGCGTGCCCGCCTCGCGGATCGTCGGCGGCTACGAGGTGAAGGACGGCGTCATCGTGCCGCGCTGGGACCACGGCGAGATCATCGAGGCGGTGTTCAAGCGCACCCGGGTCGGGGTGGCGGTGATGACCGCCGCGAAGCTCCTCAGCGCCGTCGAGCCGGTCATCCGGTACCAGCGCGGCCGCTTCCGCGGCGCCGAGCAGACGAAGCCCGGCTCGCTCCGGCACGAGCTCGGCCTGCAGCAGCGCGAGGACGCGCTCCACCGGCTCACCGACGTCTGGGCCACCGGCGAGGCGGCGGCGTCGCTCGCCTTCGCCGCGGCGCGGCTCTACGACGAGGTGGACCCGCTCGAGCGGCGCAAGTCGGAGCTCCTCGCCCAGGCCGGGGTGGGGGGCGGGCGCGCCGAGTTCGCCTATCTGAAGAAGGTGAACGAGCGCGCCATCGAGTACCTCTCGCTCTCGCGCCTGCCGCAGGGCGAGCGCGACGAGGCGCGCCTCCTCGAGCTCGCGAACGACGAGCTGGTCCGCTTCGCGCTGGTGGACTCGGAGGCGGGCGTGCTCTGCCCGGCCGCGAAGCTGTGGTGCACCGGCCACGGCGCCACGGTCATGCGCGAGGCGGTGAGCCTCGTGGGCGGCTACGGCATCACCGAGGACTGCCCGGGCTTCCTCGGCCACAAGTGGATGGACGCGCAGCTCGAGGCCACCTACGAGGGGCCGGAGGCGGTGCAGCGGCGGAACCTCTCCGTCACCATGGCCCAGCCGCTCTTCCTCGAGCAGCTGCGCACCTGGGCCGGCGAGCTGCGCCGCATCGCCGCGGCGCGCCCGGGGACCGGGGCCTGCACCCTCGCCACCGCCTTCCGGCTCTGGCTCTGGACCTTCGACCACCTCACCACGGCGAAGGACGCCAACGGCGAGAAGCTCTACGTCGGCCCGCGCCAGGGCGTCACCTTCCGGCTCGCCGACGCGCTCTGCTGGCTCCTCGCCAGCCGGGCGCAGATCCTCGACCTGCTCGAGCTCGCGCGGCGCGGGCCCGAGAGCCCGCTCGCCGGCGAGGGCCTCCCCGGCCTGCTCGAGTTCCTGGGCGACCTCTGCCACGTGCAGGCCGCCGCGGCCGCGGGCGAGGTGGGCCGGATCTGCGCCGAGCTCACCTACGGCTACAACCGCCACCCGGCCTGGGACTCCGAGGCGCGCAGCGTCTGCTACGCCGCCGAGGACCTGGAGGCGCTGGAGGGGATCATCAGCGGCATGGCCGGCTGTGCGACGGACGTGATCGGCGAGGGCGGCGCGCACCCCGACAAGGCGGGCCCCTGCGCCAGCTGCCAGGGGCTGCACGACTTCGCCGCGCTCCGGATGAAGCTCGACGGCTGCCTCACCGGCGCCCAGCTCGCGAAGGACCGGGCGGCGCAGGCGCTCTCGAAGGTGATGATCCCCGAGGCCCTCGACTACCCGGCCTGA